One stretch of Clavibacter californiensis DNA includes these proteins:
- a CDS encoding DNA-formamidopyrimidine glycosylase family protein, whose translation MPEGDTVWRTASHLHEAIGGQVLTRSDFRVPKFATLDLAGQEVDEVVSVGKHILHRVGDLTIHSHLKMEGSWHIYQHGTPWRRPAFEARVVLETAERVTVGFALGVLEVIPRDQEHTVVGHLGPDILGPDWGDEAAEEIVRRISAQPDRAIGLALLDQRNAAGIGNVYRAELCFLRGVLPTRPVAEVPDLPAMIALARRTMRANRDRIERTTTGDLRRGRTDWVYGRKGKPCLRCGTRIQQGQLGDPVRPGMGAQDRVTYWCPRCQT comes from the coding sequence GTGCCTGAGGGCGACACCGTCTGGCGCACCGCGTCGCACCTGCACGAGGCCATCGGCGGCCAGGTGCTCACCCGCAGCGACTTCCGCGTGCCGAAGTTCGCGACGCTCGATCTCGCGGGCCAGGAGGTGGACGAGGTGGTGAGCGTCGGGAAGCACATCCTCCATCGCGTCGGCGACCTCACGATCCACAGCCATCTCAAGATGGAGGGCTCCTGGCACATCTACCAGCACGGCACTCCGTGGCGGCGGCCGGCGTTCGAGGCGCGCGTCGTGCTCGAGACGGCGGAGCGCGTCACGGTGGGCTTCGCGCTGGGGGTGCTCGAGGTGATCCCGCGCGACCAGGAGCACACGGTCGTCGGGCACCTGGGACCCGACATCCTGGGGCCGGACTGGGGCGACGAGGCGGCCGAGGAGATCGTGCGCCGCATCAGCGCTCAGCCGGATCGGGCGATCGGGCTGGCGCTGCTGGATCAGCGGAACGCCGCCGGCATCGGCAACGTCTACCGGGCCGAGCTCTGCTTCCTCCGCGGGGTGCTGCCCACGCGGCCGGTCGCCGAGGTGCCGGACCTGCCCGCGATGATCGCGCTCGCGCGCCGCACCATGCGCGCCAACCGCGACCGCATCGAGCGCACCACCACAGGCGACCTCCGCCGCGGCCGCACCGACTGGGTGTACGGGCGCAAGGGCAAGCCGTGCCTCCGCTGCGGCACGCGGATCCAGCAGGGGCAGCTCGGCGACCCCGTGCGTCCCGGCATGGGCGCGCAGGACCGGGTCACCTACTGGTGCCCGCGCTGCCAGACCTGA
- a CDS encoding amino acid permease → MSLFRTKSIESSLADAAGGERSLTRSLGTWDLMLMGVAVAVGAGIFSVGAKAAGSYAGPSVTLAFVLAAVTCGLAIMCYAEFASAVPVAGSAYTFTYATMGELLAWIIGWDLILEMLTAAAVIAKYWGIYLESALQLAGLDIPSTITVFGLGISWGAVLITAIFTVLLVLGTKLSSRVSSVFTVLKVAVVLFVIVVGAFYVRPENYSPFIPPQRPAEGASADVWTQSLFSWASGQEPTQYGLYGLLAGASLVFFAFIGFDVVATSAEEVKDPQRTLPRGIFAGLAVVTVLYVLVTLVLTGMVPYTVLADAEKPSLTTAFTAVGAGWAAQVISIGTLLGLTTVLMVLLLGLARVVFAMSRDGLLPRGLSRTSAKRRTPVRVQIIAGVVVAALAGFTDVGVLEEMINIGTLSAFVLVSIGVIVLRKKRPDIRASFRVPLMPWLPILSAVLCVWLMLNLTTLTWVRFVAWLALGFAVYFLYGRRHSLVGKEEARIAAGGAPAPELPTASTPRD, encoded by the coding sequence ATGAGCCTGTTCCGCACGAAGAGCATCGAGTCGTCGCTGGCCGACGCCGCGGGAGGCGAACGCAGCCTCACCCGCTCCCTCGGCACCTGGGACCTCATGCTCATGGGCGTCGCCGTCGCGGTCGGCGCCGGCATCTTCTCCGTCGGCGCGAAGGCCGCGGGCAGCTACGCCGGTCCCTCGGTGACGCTCGCGTTCGTGCTCGCCGCCGTCACGTGCGGTCTCGCGATCATGTGCTACGCCGAGTTCGCCTCCGCCGTGCCCGTCGCGGGCAGCGCGTACACCTTCACCTACGCGACCATGGGCGAGCTCCTCGCGTGGATCATCGGCTGGGACCTCATCCTCGAGATGCTCACGGCGGCCGCGGTCATCGCCAAGTACTGGGGCATCTACCTGGAGTCGGCGCTGCAGCTCGCGGGGCTCGACATCCCGTCCACCATCACGGTGTTCGGGCTCGGGATCAGCTGGGGCGCCGTGCTCATCACGGCGATCTTCACCGTGCTGCTCGTGCTCGGCACCAAGCTCTCCAGCCGCGTCTCGAGCGTGTTCACCGTGCTCAAGGTCGCGGTCGTCCTGTTCGTGATCGTCGTGGGCGCGTTCTACGTCAGGCCGGAGAACTACTCGCCGTTCATCCCGCCGCAGCGCCCGGCCGAGGGCGCGTCCGCCGACGTCTGGACCCAGTCCCTCTTCTCCTGGGCGAGCGGCCAGGAGCCCACGCAGTACGGCCTCTACGGCCTGCTCGCTGGCGCCTCGCTCGTGTTCTTCGCGTTCATCGGCTTCGACGTGGTCGCCACGAGCGCCGAGGAGGTGAAGGACCCGCAGCGCACCCTGCCACGCGGGATCTTCGCGGGACTCGCGGTCGTCACCGTGCTCTACGTGCTCGTGACCCTCGTGCTCACCGGCATGGTCCCGTACACGGTGCTCGCGGATGCGGAGAAGCCGTCGCTCACGACCGCCTTCACCGCGGTCGGCGCCGGATGGGCGGCGCAGGTCATCTCCATCGGCACGCTGCTCGGCCTCACCACCGTGCTCATGGTGCTGCTGCTCGGGCTCGCCCGCGTCGTCTTCGCGATGAGCCGCGACGGGCTGCTGCCGCGCGGCCTCAGCCGCACGTCGGCGAAGCGCCGCACGCCGGTGCGGGTGCAGATCATCGCGGGCGTCGTGGTCGCGGCCCTCGCCGGGTTCACCGACGTCGGTGTGCTCGAGGAGATGATCAACATCGGCACGCTGTCCGCGTTCGTGCTCGTGAGCATCGGCGTGATCGTGCTGCGGAAGAAGCGCCCGGACATCCGCGCGTCGTTCCGCGTGCCGCTCATGCCGTGGCTGCCGATCCTCTCGGCCGTGCTCTGCGTGTGGCTGATGCTCAACCTCACGACCCTCACCTGGGTCCGCTTCGTCGCCTGGCTCGCACTCGGCTTCGCGGTCTACTTCCTCTACGGCCGCCGCCACTCGCTGGTCGGCAAGGAGGAGGCGCGGATCGCGGCGGGCGGCGCGCCCGCGCCCGAGCTGCCGACGGCGTCGACGCCGCGGGACTGA
- a CDS encoding sigma-70 family RNA polymerase sigma factor → MTATPRTRALAAAPTATCGSSTRGSAATLPRATPLPRPTPLAPDLTAARAEKRRLTHDRFVRAAAAAEDPAGDAERRRLHDQIVLDHLELADQLARQHSGRAHDWSDLRQVGYLGLVKAARRYDPGFGAPFVSFAIPTISGEIKRHLRDNGWVVRPPRQVQELRHALLAVVPALTQRLGRAPTDAELAAHTGHPREEVAEALAAHSSLRPASLDFTVHEDEGISLADTIGADDPGYARAERTVLLDAARGVLSDRDRRILHLRFVDECSQSEIAAELGVTQMQVSRLLARILGQLRAELTRGEAEALPEVAQLAAVSPIRPSEADRRTA, encoded by the coding sequence GTGACCGCAACGCCGCGCACGCGCGCCCTCGCCGCCGCCCCGACCGCCACGTGCGGATCCTCCACCCGCGGATCCGCCGCGACGCTCCCGCGGGCGACCCCGCTCCCACGCCCGACGCCGCTCGCGCCCGACCTCACGGCGGCGCGCGCCGAGAAGCGCCGGCTGACGCACGACCGTTTTGTGCGCGCGGCCGCCGCGGCAGAGGATCCGGCGGGCGACGCCGAGCGCCGCCGCCTGCACGACCAGATCGTGCTCGACCACCTCGAGCTCGCCGATCAGCTCGCCCGCCAGCACTCCGGCCGCGCGCACGACTGGAGCGACCTCCGCCAGGTCGGCTACCTCGGCCTCGTGAAGGCCGCGCGCCGCTACGACCCGGGCTTCGGCGCGCCGTTCGTGTCGTTCGCGATCCCCACCATCTCCGGCGAGATCAAGCGCCACCTCCGCGACAACGGGTGGGTGGTCCGCCCACCCCGGCAGGTGCAGGAGCTGCGGCACGCGCTGCTCGCGGTCGTGCCCGCGCTCACGCAGCGCCTCGGCCGCGCACCCACCGACGCCGAGCTCGCGGCGCACACCGGGCACCCGCGCGAGGAGGTCGCCGAGGCGCTCGCCGCCCACTCCAGCCTCCGACCCGCGTCGCTCGACTTCACGGTGCACGAGGACGAGGGCATCTCCCTCGCGGACACCATCGGCGCCGACGACCCCGGCTACGCGCGCGCCGAGCGCACGGTGCTGCTGGACGCGGCGCGCGGCGTGCTCAGCGATCGCGACCGGCGGATCCTGCACCTGCGCTTCGTCGACGAGTGCAGCCAGAGCGAGATCGCGGCCGAGCTCGGGGTGACGCAGATGCAGGTGTCGCGGCTGCTCGCGCGGATCCTCGGGCAGTTGCGCGCGGAGCTGACCCGCGGCGAGGCGGAGGCCCTGCCCGAGGTGGCGCAGCTGGCCGCCGTGTCGCCGATCCGCCCGAGCGAGGCCGACCGCCGCACGGCCTGA
- a CDS encoding ANTAR domain-containing protein has product MEQHRSALPVRVVAAFHAAPSRAAGVELLLAALLDASSATGAAVMLPRASGVAVTGESGAVLGALLAGPVPPLGSQLLLVALDAAADARPDAGGAVALHRATGALGTADRAVAEEVAVHARIALAAWDTADDLARGLASRSVIGQAQGILMERFSLDADRAFRVLRRHSQDGNVKLVDVARQVVQTGALPKA; this is encoded by the coding sequence ATGGAGCAGCACCGCTCGGCCCTGCCCGTTCGCGTCGTCGCCGCGTTCCACGCCGCCCCGAGCCGCGCCGCCGGCGTCGAGCTGCTGCTCGCCGCGCTCCTCGACGCGTCGTCCGCGACGGGCGCCGCCGTGATGCTGCCGCGCGCGTCCGGCGTCGCGGTCACGGGGGAGAGCGGCGCCGTCCTCGGGGCGCTCCTCGCCGGGCCCGTGCCGCCCCTCGGCTCCCAGCTGCTGCTCGTCGCGCTGGACGCCGCCGCCGACGCTCGCCCGGATGCGGGCGGCGCCGTCGCGCTGCACCGCGCGACCGGCGCGCTCGGCACGGCCGACCGCGCCGTGGCCGAGGAGGTCGCCGTGCACGCGCGCATCGCGCTCGCCGCCTGGGACACGGCGGACGACCTCGCACGGGGTCTCGCATCGCGATCCGTCATCGGGCAGGCGCAGGGGATCCTGATGGAGCGCTTCTCGCTCGACGCCGACCGGGCGTTCCGGGTGCTCCGCCGCCACTCGCAGGACGGCAACGTGAAGCTCGTGGACGTCGCGCGCCAGGTCGTGCAGACGGGCGCGCTGCCGAAGGCCTGA
- a CDS encoding PspC domain-containing protein, translating into MASLTRPRRGKIIAGVCAALADRFGISRFLVRLLFVLSIVLPGPQVLLYLILWIVFPKQR; encoded by the coding sequence ATGGCCTCCCTCACCCGTCCCCGTCGCGGCAAGATCATCGCCGGCGTCTGCGCCGCCCTCGCCGACCGCTTCGGCATCAGCCGCTTCCTCGTCCGCCTGCTGTTCGTGCTCTCGATCGTGCTGCCGGGCCCGCAGGTGCTGCTGTACCTGATCCTCTGGATCGTCTTCCCCAAGCAGCGCTGA
- a CDS encoding amidase family protein, which translates to MPARRRARARIHAGGRSLAAAALAVGLAAGGGIAADPARASADAGTPSASPAASTPAVVDLGVADAVALLDAGSTTSVVLTRAYLARIAAYDDRDAAGPGLQAVITTNPDALATAATLDAERAAGTIRGPLHGVPIVVKDNHATADMPTTVGSAALRDYRTAADSTAVARLRAAGAIILAKTNMSEFAWHGTYTLSSARGRTANPYERSWSASGSSGGTAAAVAAAYAPAGLGTDSCGSILGPAAHQSLVGFRPTMGLTSTAGIVPLSPRQDVSGPMTTTVADAALITEVLAGRDPADPLTEIADQQDTDAYVSGLSTAALAGKRIGWVRWDIPEDPEKPGLAETTALMEQAVRDLEAQGAEVVEVPLTQEFVEQTLRSGGWRDMRPAIDRFLRETPATWSTRVAARTAPADVLSFADVMADRPSALTDSDIAYFLGHEDVPNPDYDRSIAEQDAGKTAMDAFFVEQGIDALAMPTSATSATPTWAGTTFCDVGANTGIPTISVPAGFTSAGAPVGLELAAPRSHDGDLLAMAYAYEQATGHRVPPGTTPELAADVEPRPAAAEAPAAAPADPAPQALGAVRTAGIGVNTLAENLAIAAGLAVVGVIVVAAGLLRRRRRVPA; encoded by the coding sequence ATGCCCGCTCGTCGCCGCGCCCGTGCCCGGATCCACGCAGGCGGTCGCTCCCTCGCCGCGGCGGCGCTCGCGGTCGGCCTGGCGGCGGGCGGCGGGATCGCGGCGGACCCGGCCCGAGCATCCGCCGACGCCGGGACCCCGTCCGCGTCGCCCGCGGCGAGCACCCCCGCCGTCGTCGACCTGGGCGTCGCCGACGCGGTCGCGCTCCTGGACGCCGGATCCACCACCTCCGTCGTGCTGACCCGCGCCTACCTCGCGCGCATCGCCGCGTACGACGACCGGGACGCCGCCGGGCCGGGCCTCCAGGCGGTCATCACCACGAACCCGGACGCGCTCGCGACCGCCGCCACGCTCGACGCGGAGCGCGCTGCCGGCACGATCCGCGGGCCGCTGCACGGCGTCCCGATCGTCGTGAAGGACAACCACGCCACGGCCGACATGCCCACCACCGTCGGCAGCGCGGCGCTCCGCGACTACCGCACGGCGGCTGACTCCACCGCGGTCGCGCGGCTGCGGGCGGCCGGAGCGATCATCCTCGCGAAGACGAACATGTCCGAGTTCGCGTGGCACGGCACGTACACGCTGAGCTCCGCGCGCGGCCGCACGGCGAACCCGTACGAGCGGTCGTGGAGCGCGAGCGGATCCAGCGGGGGCACGGCGGCGGCGGTCGCGGCCGCGTACGCGCCGGCGGGCCTCGGCACGGACTCGTGCGGATCCATCCTGGGGCCGGCCGCGCACCAGTCGCTCGTGGGCTTCCGGCCGACGATGGGCCTCACGAGCACGGCCGGCATCGTGCCGCTGTCGCCACGGCAGGACGTGTCCGGCCCGATGACCACGACGGTCGCCGACGCCGCGCTGATCACGGAGGTGCTCGCGGGGCGCGACCCGGCGGATCCGCTCACGGAGATCGCCGACCAGCAGGACACCGACGCGTACGTCTCCGGGCTGTCGACCGCGGCGCTCGCCGGGAAGCGGATCGGCTGGGTGCGCTGGGACATCCCGGAGGATCCCGAGAAGCCGGGCCTCGCCGAGACGACCGCGCTCATGGAGCAGGCAGTGCGCGATCTCGAAGCCCAGGGCGCCGAGGTCGTCGAGGTGCCGCTGACGCAGGAGTTCGTGGAGCAGACGCTGCGGAGCGGCGGGTGGCGCGACATGCGCCCGGCGATCGACCGGTTCCTCCGCGAGACGCCCGCCACCTGGTCGACGCGCGTGGCGGCGCGCACCGCACCCGCCGACGTGCTCTCCTTCGCCGACGTGATGGCCGACCGGCCGAGCGCGCTCACCGACAGCGACATCGCCTACTTCCTCGGCCACGAGGACGTCCCGAACCCCGACTACGACCGGTCGATCGCGGAGCAGGACGCGGGGAAGACGGCGATGGACGCGTTCTTCGTCGAGCAGGGCATCGACGCGCTCGCGATGCCGACGAGCGCCACCAGCGCGACGCCGACCTGGGCGGGCACCACGTTCTGCGACGTCGGCGCGAACACCGGGATCCCGACGATCTCCGTCCCCGCCGGCTTCACCTCGGCGGGCGCTCCCGTCGGCCTCGAGCTCGCCGCGCCCCGCAGCCACGACGGCGACCTGCTCGCGATGGCCTACGCGTACGAGCAGGCGACCGGGCACCGGGTCCCGCCGGGGACGACGCCGGAGCTGGCCGCGGATGTGGAGCCGAGGCCCGCGGCAGCGGAGGCCCCGGCCGCCGCGCCCGCCGACCCCGCTCCGCAGGCGCTCGGCGCGGTCCGCACGGCCGGCATCGGGGTGAACACCCTCGCCGAGAACCTCGCCATCGCCGCGGGACTCGCCGTCGTGGGCGTGATCGTGGTCGCCGCGGGACTCCTGCGCCGCCGACGTCGCGTGCCGGCCTGA
- a CDS encoding acid phosphatase — protein sequence MLDQFTSLKANRPDIMKLNDTKTIRINQAATKAQSARAIIDQYADMSITMSDGLGKNLGEIYRTAREAGQLPKTDALLAKNGGLVGKYSSTNPVKTYFANPRPYVAFPLKLKHRDKPNGNAWAGKDGSYPSGHTSQAFWQGTALATMLPELAPQILARASDAGNNRIIMGAHYPLDVMAGRMMGQKIVERRWSDPEFRTLFEQASTELRTVLEAKCGATLAVCIAKDKAYLTTTQALEVYEQRMSYDFPRVGDTGQPITVPTGAESLLITSHPDLTPEQRRQVLALTAIDSGEPLDEGTEGSWQRIDLPAAMAAKVVVTADGTVSLVKTGKR from the coding sequence ATGCTCGACCAGTTCACCTCGCTGAAGGCGAACCGGCCCGACATCATGAAGCTCAACGACACGAAGACCATCAGGATCAACCAGGCCGCCACGAAGGCGCAGTCGGCCCGGGCGATCATCGACCAGTACGCCGACATGTCCATCACGATGTCGGACGGCCTCGGCAAGAACCTCGGCGAGATCTACCGCACGGCGCGCGAGGCGGGCCAGCTCCCGAAGACGGACGCGCTGCTCGCCAAGAACGGCGGCCTCGTCGGCAAGTACTCCTCCACCAACCCGGTGAAGACGTACTTCGCCAACCCGCGGCCCTACGTCGCGTTCCCGCTGAAGCTCAAGCACCGCGACAAGCCGAACGGCAACGCGTGGGCAGGGAAGGACGGCTCGTACCCGAGCGGCCACACCTCGCAGGCGTTCTGGCAGGGCACGGCGCTCGCGACGATGCTGCCGGAGCTCGCCCCGCAGATCCTCGCCCGCGCCTCCGACGCCGGCAACAACCGCATCATCATGGGCGCGCACTACCCGCTCGACGTGATGGCGGGCCGCATGATGGGCCAGAAGATCGTCGAGCGCCGCTGGTCCGACCCCGAGTTCCGCACGCTGTTCGAGCAGGCGTCCACCGAGCTGCGCACCGTGCTCGAGGCCAAGTGCGGCGCGACGCTCGCGGTCTGCATCGCGAAGGACAAGGCGTACCTGACCACCACGCAGGCGCTCGAGGTCTACGAGCAGCGCATGAGCTACGACTTCCCGCGCGTCGGCGACACGGGCCAGCCGATCACGGTCCCCACGGGCGCCGAGTCGCTCCTGATCACGAGCCACCCCGACCTCACGCCCGAGCAGCGCCGCCAGGTGCTCGCGCTCACCGCGATCGACTCGGGCGAGCCGCTCGACGAGGGCACCGAGGGCAGCTGGCAGCGCATCGACCTCCCGGCCGCCATGGCCGCGAAGGTGGTCGTGACGGCCGACGGCACGGTGTCGCTGGTGAAGACCGGGAAGCGCTGA
- a CDS encoding serine hydrolase domain-containing protein, with protein sequence MTEILDYVRTWLDHRVWQTRVPGAQVAIARHGEVVLSEAFGVADPTTDAPLTPAHLFRVASHSKSFAAAAVLQLAEQGALRLDDTLGQHVPELAEAGSELADVTIAALLEHGAGVLRDGFDGDHWQHSGPFPDRAHLIAIATSPGIAKVAPDTAFNYSNIGYSLLGLVIEAASGLSFADYLAERIAAPLGLRDTTAEYVPERADEYAAASTSLRTSRERTVLPHVDTRAMAAATGVTSTASELVTFFSALVLPDDERLISAASKRVQQRPRYSSSTDPAGTRRYGYGLIIERVGSGAHEATVVGHSGGYPGHITRTAVDPASGWAVTVLTNAIDGPASALSTGILELLLADSAATEEERAAVDAPFAGRFANVWGLQDLQVIGDRFLRIDPTAEHPLESVDVLERTGDSSARIVEGDGFGSVGEEVTVDRAPDGSVDRIRAGGGMTLEPWTRVMVPRSRA encoded by the coding sequence ATGACCGAGATCCTCGACTACGTCCGCACCTGGCTCGACCACCGCGTCTGGCAGACCCGCGTCCCCGGCGCGCAGGTCGCCATCGCCCGGCACGGCGAGGTCGTGCTGTCCGAGGCGTTCGGCGTCGCGGATCCCACCACCGACGCGCCGCTGACCCCCGCGCACCTCTTCCGGGTCGCGTCGCACTCCAAGTCGTTCGCCGCCGCTGCCGTCCTCCAGCTCGCCGAGCAGGGCGCCCTCCGCCTCGACGACACGCTCGGCCAGCACGTGCCCGAGCTGGCGGAGGCGGGATCCGAGCTCGCCGACGTCACGATCGCCGCCCTCCTCGAGCACGGCGCGGGCGTCCTCCGCGACGGGTTCGACGGCGACCACTGGCAGCACTCCGGCCCGTTCCCCGACCGCGCGCACCTGATCGCCATCGCGACCTCGCCCGGCATCGCGAAGGTCGCCCCCGACACCGCGTTCAACTACTCGAACATCGGGTACTCGCTGCTCGGCCTCGTGATCGAGGCGGCGTCCGGCCTGTCGTTCGCGGACTACCTCGCCGAGCGGATCGCCGCACCGCTCGGCCTCCGCGACACCACCGCCGAGTACGTCCCGGAGCGCGCGGACGAGTACGCGGCCGCGTCCACCTCGCTCCGCACGTCGCGCGAGCGCACCGTCCTCCCGCACGTCGACACGCGCGCCATGGCCGCGGCCACCGGGGTCACGAGCACCGCGTCCGAGCTCGTCACCTTCTTCTCCGCGCTCGTGCTGCCCGACGACGAGCGGCTCATCTCGGCCGCGTCGAAGCGCGTCCAGCAGCGGCCGCGGTACTCCTCCAGCACGGATCCGGCCGGCACCCGCCGCTACGGCTACGGCCTGATCATCGAGCGTGTCGGATCCGGCGCCCACGAGGCCACGGTCGTCGGCCACTCGGGCGGGTACCCCGGCCACATCACGCGCACGGCGGTGGATCCCGCGAGCGGCTGGGCCGTCACCGTCCTCACGAACGCGATCGACGGCCCCGCGAGCGCGCTCAGCACGGGCATCCTCGAGCTGCTGCTCGCCGACTCCGCCGCCACCGAGGAGGAGCGCGCCGCGGTCGACGCGCCCTTCGCCGGCCGCTTCGCGAACGTCTGGGGCCTGCAGGACCTCCAGGTGATCGGCGACCGCTTCCTCCGCATCGACCCGACCGCGGAGCACCCGCTCGAGTCCGTGGACGTGCTCGAGCGCACGGGCGACTCCTCGGCGCGCATCGTCGAGGGCGACGGCTTCGGATCCGTCGGCGAGGAGGTCACGGTCGACCGGGCGCCGGACGGCTCCGTCGACCGGATCCGCGCGGGCGGCGGCATGACGCTGGAGCCCTGGACCCGGGTGATGGTGCCGCGGTCGCGCGCCTGA
- a CDS encoding nitroreductase family protein — protein sequence MTLTEDATTSASTARTADTAVPIVRELDARWSPRSFDAEATVSDQQLDALLEAARWAPSASNHQPRRFIAARRGTHAFDTIVDALVGFNAAWAVNASAFVVAIAETSTVEGEKRPYAAYDLGQAVAHLSVQAQAEGLHTHQMAGVEFDELSAAFDLPENLQPLTVTAVGTVAPADALEGPLAERETAPRSRLPLSELVLVRE from the coding sequence ATGACCCTCACCGAGGACGCCACCACCTCCGCATCCACCGCCCGCACCGCCGACACCGCCGTGCCGATCGTGCGCGAGCTCGACGCCCGCTGGAGCCCGCGCTCCTTCGACGCGGAGGCCACCGTCTCCGACCAGCAGCTCGACGCGCTGCTCGAGGCCGCGCGCTGGGCGCCGTCCGCCAGCAACCACCAGCCGCGCCGCTTCATCGCCGCCCGCCGCGGCACGCACGCGTTCGACACCATCGTCGACGCGCTCGTCGGCTTCAACGCCGCATGGGCCGTGAACGCCTCCGCGTTCGTCGTCGCGATCGCCGAGACCTCCACGGTCGAGGGTGAGAAGCGCCCCTACGCCGCGTACGACCTCGGCCAGGCCGTCGCCCACCTCTCCGTCCAGGCGCAGGCTGAGGGCCTGCACACGCACCAGATGGCCGGCGTCGAGTTCGACGAGCTGTCCGCCGCGTTCGACCTGCCCGAGAACCTGCAGCCGCTCACCGTCACCGCGGTCGGCACGGTCGCGCCCGCCGACGCGCTCGAGGGCCCGCTCGCCGAGCGCGAGACCGCGCCGCGCTCGCGCCTCCCGCTCTCCGAGCTGGTGCTCGTCCGCGAGTAG
- a CDS encoding Gfo/Idh/MocA family protein, with protein sequence MSAASDTPATPAAAPKPGPAHAPSPAGSPAPAASHSGPRVRVIHVGLGGWGGDWARNAVPRVAEIEVAAIVDPSEPTREKVRALLGLPASAAFASLADALAAVEADAVIVTAPAVTHAPLALEALEAGKHVIVEKPFANSTAEAAAVVRRAEELGLIVQVSQNYRWYPAPRRVRELLAADALGEVATIEIDFRQWDNDEPDDYPHYRFPQPIINDMAIHHFDLIRMVTGREAVRVFARTSRPSFSHYRDPAVASMVIELEGGLIVDYRGSWLHRGPVTPWAGEWRISGEDGELTFTSRGEGVSADRVGIRDADGSERELDLETLPLIGRAAGLRAFALSILGGPPPETSGRDNLGSLALMEAAGRSAESGLFEDVRDPLAG encoded by the coding sequence ATGAGCGCCGCGAGCGACACGCCCGCGACTCCGGCCGCCGCACCGAAGCCCGGCCCGGCGCACGCGCCCAGTCCGGCCGGGTCGCCCGCGCCCGCGGCCTCCCACTCCGGCCCCCGCGTCCGCGTGATCCACGTCGGCCTCGGCGGCTGGGGCGGCGACTGGGCGCGCAACGCCGTGCCCCGCGTCGCCGAGATCGAGGTCGCCGCGATCGTGGATCCGAGCGAGCCCACCCGCGAGAAGGTCCGCGCGCTGCTCGGCCTCCCCGCATCCGCTGCCTTCGCCTCGCTCGCCGACGCGCTCGCCGCGGTGGAGGCGGACGCCGTCATCGTCACGGCTCCGGCCGTCACGCACGCCCCGCTCGCGCTGGAGGCGCTCGAGGCGGGCAAGCACGTGATCGTCGAGAAGCCGTTCGCGAACTCGACCGCCGAGGCCGCCGCCGTGGTCCGCAGGGCTGAGGAGCTCGGTCTCATCGTGCAGGTCAGCCAGAACTACCGCTGGTACCCGGCACCGCGCCGCGTGCGCGAGCTGCTCGCGGCCGACGCGCTGGGCGAGGTCGCGACCATCGAGATCGACTTCCGCCAGTGGGACAACGACGAGCCCGACGACTACCCGCACTACCGGTTCCCGCAGCCGATCATCAACGACATGGCGATCCACCACTTCGACCTGATCCGCATGGTCACCGGCCGAGAGGCCGTGCGCGTGTTCGCGCGCACCAGCCGCCCGTCGTTCAGCCACTACCGCGACCCCGCGGTCGCCTCCATGGTCATCGAGCTGGAGGGCGGCCTGATCGTCGACTACCGCGGCAGCTGGCTGCACCGCGGACCGGTCACGCCGTGGGCGGGCGAGTGGCGCATCTCCGGCGAGGACGGCGAGCTGACCTTCACGAGCCGCGGCGAGGGCGTCTCGGCCGACCGGGTCGGGATCCGGGACGCGGACGGCTCCGAGCGCGAGCTCGACCTCGAGACCCTGCCGCTCATCGGCCGGGCCGCGGGCCTGCGCGCATTCGCCCTCTCGATCCTCGGCGGCCCGCCGCCCGAGACGAGCGGCCGCGACAACCTCGGCAGCCTCGCGCTGATGGAGGCGGCGGGCCGTTCCGCGGAGTCGGGCCTCTTCGAGGACGTGCGCGACCCGCTGGCGGGCTAG